One genomic segment of Parus major isolate Abel chromosome 23, Parus_major1.1, whole genome shotgun sequence includes these proteins:
- the ADPRS gene encoding ADP-ribose glycohydrolase ARH3, whose translation MAAAGPASGPGQLLARPRPGLARFRGCLAGALLGDCLGAVFEGRSVVKLPELLSFLKGLEPAPPEEGGEAAGSTRGELLPYTDDTAMSRSVVQSLLAKQEFDEVDMAKRFAEEYKKEPNRGYGMAVVNVFKKLLSPKCNDVFEPARAQFNGKGSYGNGGAMRVAGISLVYSDVQDVKKFAKLSAELTHANSLGYNGAILQALAVHLALQEGLSRETFLEQLICHMEHVEANDKSLSDARALGFEDLPFSRRLKKIKEFLELSSVPKEDVLFELGNGIAALRSVPTAIYSFLRCMDTDPDIPDHYNALQRTIIFCISLGGDTDTIATMAGAIAGAYYGEEQVPPSWEQSCEAFQETQRMAKSLYELYCQRL comes from the exons atggcggcggcgggTCCTGCCTCAGGCCCCGGGCAGCTCCTGGCTCGTCCCCGGCCGGGCCTCGCTCGGTTCCGGGGCTGCTTGGCCGGGGCATTGTTGGGTGATTGCCTGGGAGCTGTTTTCGAAGGCAGGAGCGTCGTGAAGCTGCCGGAGCTGCTGAGTTTCCTCAAAGGGCTGGAACCGGCGCCGcctgaggagggaggggaagcgGCGGGGAGCACACGTGGAG AGTTGCTGCCATACACGGACGACACGGCCATGAGCAGGTCGGTGGTGCAGTCACTGCTGGCCAAGCAGGAGTTCGATGAGGTTGACATGGCCAAGAG GTTTGCCGAGGAATACAAGAAGGAGCCCAACAGGGGCTATGGGATGGCCGTGGTCAATGTCTTCAAGAAGCTCCTGAGCCCCAAGTGCAATGACGTGTTTGAGCCCGCTAGAGCCCAGTTCAATGGGAAGGGTTCCTACGGGAATGGCGGGGCCATGAGAGTGGCCGGCATCTCCCTTGTCTACTCTGATGTCCAGGATGTCAAGAAG TTTGCGAAGCTGAGTGCAGAGCTGACCCACGCCAACTCCCTGGGCTACAATGGGGCCATCCTGCAGGCCCTGGCTGTGcacctggcactgcaggaagggCTCAGCAGGGAAAccttcctggagcagctcatcTGCCACATGGAACACGTGGAGGCAAATGACAAGTCTCTCAGTGATGCCCGAGC GCTGGGGTTTGAGGATTTACCATTTTCCAGGCGTCTAAAGAAAATCAAGGAATTTTTGGAGCTCAGCAGTGTTCCCAAAGAAGATGTATTGTTTGAGCTGG GCAATGGCATCGCTGCACTGCGCTCCGTCCCCACTGCCATTTACTCCTTCCTGCGCTGCATGGACACTGATCCTGACATTCCTGACCACTACAACGCCCTGCAGAGAACCATCATCTTCTGCATCTCCCTGGGGGGAGACACAGACACCATCGCCACCATGGCAGGGGCCATTGCTGGTGCCTATTACGGGGAGGAGCAGGTGCCCCcgagctgggagcagagctgtgaggctTTCCAGGAGACCCAGAGGATGGCCAAGAGCCTCTATGAACTCTACTGCCAGCGGCTCTGA
- the COL8A2 gene encoding collagen alpha-2(VIII) chain encodes MLPDVVALLLILGTMVIVLGPRLATGGGVGGYAQVKYMQPMVKGPLGPPFREGKGQYLDMPPLLPMDLKGEPGPPGKPGPRGPPGPPGYPGKPGTGKPGMHGQPGPAGPPGFSGIGKPGIPGLPGKAGMKGMPGAKGEPGMRGEQGPRGLPGPPGLPGPAGLSVNGKPGPQGGPGLPGFRGEPGPKGEPGPRGERGMKGENGVGKPGLPGPRGNGGPPGPAGPPGPAGVGKPGLDGLPGAPGDKGDMGPPGGPGVTGEPGPVGPRGPPGIDGIGVPGVAGVPGIQGLMGPKGEPGIRGLPGLPGPTGYGKPGMPGLKGDRGQPGAQGAIGDKGEPGVDGEPGEPGPAGIIGPPGPPGSMGLPGKHGLPGPKGDVGPSGPPGMPGMRGDQGPNGFAGKPGVPGERGLPGSLGPPGPTGPKGEPGFIGLPGVPGLTGGPGPKGDGGIPGQPGLRGPSGIPGLQGPAGPMGPQGLPGLKGEPGLPGIPGEGKTGEPGMAGPIGPPGMPGTPGLNGPPGPPGPPGPPGAPGVLDETGIAGLHLPDGGVEGAVLGNGKPGKPQYGRGELAARIAPAFTAILTSPFPASGMPVKFDRTLYNGHNGYNPVTGIFTCPISGIYYFAYHVHVKGTNVWVALYKNNVPATYTYDEYKKGYLDQASGSAVLELKENDQVWVQMPSDQANGLYSTEYIHSSFSGFLLCPT; translated from the exons ATGCTGCCAGACGTCGTGGCGCTGCTGCTGATACTGGGGACGATGGTGATAGTGCTGGGCCCTCGCTTGGCCACAGGCGGCGGCGTGGGGGGCTACGCTCAAGTCAAGTACatgcagcccatggtgaaggGACCCCTGGGACCCCCATTCCGTGAAGGCAAAGGGCAGTACCTGG ACATGCCGCCGCTGCTGCCCATGGACCTCAAAGGCGAGCCAGGACCGCCAGGGAAGCCCGGCCCGCGTGGACCCCCCGGGCCTCCTGGCTACCCAGGAAAACCGGGCACGGGGAAGCCGGGAATGCACGGCCAGCCTGGGCCCGCTGGGCCCCCTGGCTTCTCGGGCATTGGGAAACCCGGCATCCCAGGACTCCCCGGAAAGGCTGGTATGAAAGGGATGCCAGGAGCCAAGGGCGAGCCTGGCATGCGTGGGGAGCAAGGGCCGAGGGGACTTCCTGGCCCGCCGGGGCTGCCCGGGCCAGCCGGCCTCTCTGTCAATGGGAAGCCGGGTCCCCAGGGAGGCCCCGGCCTGCCCGGGTTTCGGGGAGAGCCTGGCCCGAAAGGAGAGCCGGGTCCCCGCGGAGAACGAGGGATGAAGGGCGAGAACGGCGTGGGGAAGCCAGGCTTACCGGGGCCCCGGGGGAACGGGGGCCCTCCCGGCCCCGCGGGGCCCCCGGGGCCCGCCGGCGTTGGGAAGCCTGGCCTCGATGGGCTGCCGGGCGCGCCCGGGGACAAGGGCGACATGGGGCCCCCGGGCGGGCCGGGTGTCACCGGGGAGCCCGGCCCTGTGGGGCCGCGGGGACCCCCCGGGATCGATGGGATCGGTGTCCCGGGCGTCGCGGGGGTGCCGGGAATACAGGGCCTCATGGGACCGAAGGGAGAGCCCGGGATCCGCGGCCTCCCTGGCCTGCCAGGCCCCACGGGCTATGGGAAGCCAGGCATGCCCGGGCTGAAAGGAGACCGCGGGCAGCCCGGGGCACAGGGAGCCATCGGCGATAAGGGGGAGCCCGGCGTTGATGGGGAGCCGGGCGAACCAGGCCCTGCTGGCATCATCGGCCCGCCGGGCCCGCCGGGGTCTATGGGGCTGCCGGGCAAGCACGGGCTGCCCGGCCCCAAGGGGGACGTGGGGCCGAGCGGGCCCCCGGGAATGCCGGGGATGCGTGGAGACCAGGGCCCGAACGGCTTCGCGGGGAAGCCGGGGGTGCCGGGAGAAAGGGGCCTGCCCGGGTCACTGGGACCTCCCGGCCCAACGGGCCCCAAAGGTGAACCAGGGTTCATCGGCCTTCCGGGGGTGCCTGGATTGACGGGTGGCCCCGGGCCCAAAGGGGACGGTGGGATCCCGGGGCAGCCGGGGCTGAGGGGCCCCTCCGGCATCCCGGGATTGCAAGGACCTGCTGGTCCCATGGGGCCGCAGGGGTTACCTGGCTTGAAAGGGGAGCCCGGTCTCCCTGGCATTCCCGGCGAGGGGAAGACCGGCGAGCCTGGCATGGCTGGACCTATTGGCCCACCTGGAATGCCGGGAACACCGGGACTGAACGGGCCACCAGGCCCACCAGGGCCACCTGGGCCACCTGGAGCTCCCGGGGTGCTGGACGAGACGGGCATCGCAGGGCTGCACCTGCCAGACGGTGGCgtggagggagctgtgctgggcaacGGGAAGCCGGGCAAGCCTCAGTACGGCCGCGGAGAGCTTGCTGCCCGCATCGCGCCAGCCTTCACTGCCATCCTCACCTCCCCCTTCCCCGCATCCGGCATGCCCGTCAAGTTTGACCGGACCTTGTATAATGGACACAATGGCTACAACCCAGTCACTGGGATCTTCACCTGCCCCATATCTGGAATCTACTACTTTGCCTACCATGTGCACGTCAAAGGGACCAACGTTTGGGTGGCCCTGTATAAGAACAACGTGCCAGCCACCTACACCTATGATGAGTACAAAAAGGGGTACCTGGACCAGGCCTCGGGCAGTGCTGTGCTTGAACTCAAGGAGAATGACCAGGTCTGGGTACAAATGCCCTCGGACCAGGCCAATGGGCTGTACTCCACGGAATACATCCACTCCTCCTTCTCTGggttcctgctctgccccacatAA